GGCTCGACTTGCACTCAGCTGAATAAGATGTGATGTGATCATggcaggttttgcagacttgcaCACCAGCAAGAGAagaagttcatttttttccaatgctTTTGTAACTTCATTGACTCCAATAGCAAGCTGTCTTCTGATATTTATGTCAGTCCATCCTGGTTTTTGTCGATggccttctgttttctcttctttaggGAGTTCATTGGTGCTAGCATCACACTtcctttccatttgtttttttgtaagggaacattttttcttttttggagtCTCAATCTTTTTAAGTCCAATATGTTTAATCCTTTCTTCTAAGGTCTGTAGTATAAAATGCATGTCTTCTCCATTTATGGTTTTCCATTGAAAAACAAAGGGGTTATCTAGACATGTTTTTACAgtgattttctttgctttacgAAGTGTTGCCGTCCCTCGCTGAACTACAGACATCCTGAggttgttttgtggtttgccACCCTAGCtgtgaagggaagaaagaggtgAAGTAAGCTTTAGTTCAAATACTGTACTGTTTGCTGTGGACATCATCACCAGAAGCTTCTCTTGGgaatgcagaagagaaacatcACATCTCAAAGTGATACTGGCAATTATCACCCTCCTAATCCTAGCTCACTCAGGGCTAATCCTTAACAAATCTCCCACAAGGCATAGACTGTGttgcccattaaaaaaaaaaaaaaaagcagcctggACAGCAAGGCAACATCAGTGACAAGAGACCCTTCTGAAGCTGAATGAAAGCAGCTAGAGGtattacagattaaaaaaaaaaaaaaaaacccacacaaaaaccaaaacaagatgAAGCACCACtcagttttcactgttgtgcAGCTGCATTTTAGAAGTatatgacattaaaaaaaaaaaagcagaat
This Gavia stellata isolate bGavSte3 chromosome 6, bGavSte3.hap2, whole genome shotgun sequence DNA region includes the following protein-coding sequences:
- the RPP38 gene encoding ribonuclease P protein subunit p38; translation: MSVVQRGTATLRKAKKITVKTCLDNPFVFQWKTINGEDMHFILQTLEERIKHIGLKKIETPKKKKCSLTKKQMERKCDASTNELPKEEKTEGHRQKPGWTDINIRRQLAIGVNEVTKALEKNELLLLLVCKSAKPAMITSHLIQLSASRATPAGQVPRLSETVAPLLGLTSILALGFKKQSDKFTEAIEAIIPKIPALEVPWFQYRTEELVAYAHTDSSENQESEQLAVALGDELVSQKRKRTESNQLDLSNVILQPLKIKKLVPNPNKIKKPPRKKKKAFSA